A region from the Rufibacter sp. DG15C genome encodes:
- a CDS encoding NADP-dependent oxidoreductase: protein MEITQIVLASRPKGTPSKENFRFEKVELPALQDGQVLLAPQFFSVDPYMRGRMNDAKSYTPPFQVDAPLEGGVIAKVAESKSEALKPGDVVLGALPWATQAIAEAKKLQKIDTNLAQASYYLGILGMPGLTAYFGLLDIGQPKEEETVVVSGAAGAVGMVVGQIAKLKGCRVVGLAGSDEKADLLKKEFGYDEVINYKTTQNLRADLKAACPNGVDVYFDNVGGEITDAVISLINFHARLIICGQIAHYNDQQPQMGPRFLPLILTRSALIKGFIVSNYHARFPEGMQQLATWVKEGKLHYQETIVNGFEQLPEAFLGLFTGQNQGKMLVKV from the coding sequence ATGGAAATTACCCAGATAGTCTTGGCCAGCCGGCCGAAAGGAACCCCCAGTAAAGAGAATTTCAGGTTTGAGAAAGTAGAATTGCCTGCCTTGCAAGACGGACAGGTATTGCTGGCGCCGCAGTTCTTCTCCGTAGACCCGTACATGCGCGGGCGCATGAACGATGCAAAATCCTACACCCCGCCCTTTCAAGTAGACGCGCCGCTAGAAGGTGGCGTGATAGCCAAAGTAGCGGAGTCTAAAAGCGAGGCCCTGAAACCCGGCGATGTGGTACTGGGCGCTCTCCCTTGGGCCACGCAGGCCATAGCGGAGGCGAAGAAGCTCCAGAAGATTGATACCAACCTGGCGCAGGCCAGTTATTACCTAGGAATTCTGGGTATGCCCGGCTTAACCGCCTACTTCGGGTTGTTAGACATAGGTCAGCCGAAGGAAGAGGAGACGGTAGTAGTGTCTGGCGCAGCCGGGGCTGTAGGCATGGTGGTAGGCCAGATTGCCAAACTAAAGGGCTGCCGCGTAGTAGGCTTGGCCGGCTCTGATGAGAAAGCCGACCTGCTGAAAAAAGAGTTTGGGTATGATGAAGTAATCAATTACAAAACCACTCAGAACCTGCGCGCAGATTTAAAAGCGGCCTGCCCAAACGGAGTAGACGTGTATTTTGACAACGTGGGCGGCGAGATCACTGATGCCGTCATTTCATTGATCAACTTTCACGCCCGCCTCATCATCTGCGGCCAGATTGCCCATTACAACGACCAGCAGCCACAGATGGGACCTCGTTTCTTACCCCTCATCTTAACCCGCAGCGCCCTCATCAAAGGCTTTATCGTGAGCAACTACCACGCCCGCTTCCCAGAGGGAATGCAACAATTAGCCACTTGGGTGAAGGAAGGGAAACTGCATTACCAGGAAACCATTGTCAACGGTTTTGAGCAACTCCCAGAAGCATTTCTAGGCCTATTTACTGGCCAGAACCAAGGAAAAATGTTGGTGAAGGTTTAA